In Burkholderia sp. GAS332, one DNA window encodes the following:
- a CDS encoding cytochrome c peroxidase translates to MRLGLTGIWETAVQPQALRRARRPAGIGAMLSMSLAALTMTLAACDAGSPAAGGKANASGNAQVNAKADLNASANASVEAQANASPASGPMAASAVKVGAHEAGQTRAQVYESVRQMTALGKQLFFDASLSGSGKLACASCHSPDHGFSPANSLSVQLGGNDMRRTGMRAAPTLKYLQSVPAFAEHYHESDDEGDESVDAGPTGGLTWDGRVDRGSDQARIPLLSSFEMGSTPAKVTAAVKAAPYADAFRAAFGEHIFDSDDATFKAVLQALETFEQTPEIFYPYTSKYDAYLAGKAQLTKAELRGLQIFNDEKKGNCASCHISQRTMDGAPPQFSDFGLIAIGVPRNRSLSVNRDPHFYDLGACGPERTDLDGRAEFCGIFRTPTLRNVALKKSFFHNGIYHSLDQVLRFYAQRDTNPEKFYPVSKRKVQKFDDLPQRYWANLNTEPPFDRKPGDKPALDEAEIKDVVAFLNTLTDGYKAGDKVGNSAAAN, encoded by the coding sequence ATGCGGCTTGGTCTCACGGGGATTTGGGAAACGGCGGTTCAGCCGCAAGCGCTGCGGCGTGCGCGGCGGCCGGCAGGCATAGGCGCGATGCTGTCCATGTCGCTCGCGGCACTGACTATGACCTTGGCAGCCTGCGATGCGGGCTCGCCGGCAGCGGGCGGCAAGGCCAATGCAAGCGGCAATGCGCAAGTGAATGCCAAGGCGGATCTGAACGCCAGTGCCAACGCGAGCGTCGAGGCTCAAGCGAATGCGTCGCCTGCATCCGGGCCCATGGCGGCCTCTGCGGTGAAAGTGGGCGCTCACGAAGCCGGCCAGACCCGCGCGCAAGTCTACGAGTCCGTGCGGCAGATGACGGCGCTGGGTAAGCAACTGTTCTTCGACGCGTCGCTGTCCGGCTCGGGCAAGCTGGCGTGCGCGTCGTGCCACAGTCCCGATCACGGCTTTTCGCCAGCGAATTCGCTCTCGGTACAACTGGGCGGCAACGACATGCGCCGCACCGGCATGCGCGCCGCGCCGACGCTCAAGTACCTGCAATCGGTGCCGGCGTTCGCCGAGCACTATCACGAGTCGGACGACGAAGGCGATGAAAGCGTGGATGCCGGGCCGACCGGCGGCTTGACGTGGGACGGCCGGGTCGACCGCGGCTCGGACCAGGCGCGCATACCGCTGCTGTCCTCATTCGAAATGGGCAGCACACCGGCGAAGGTCACGGCGGCGGTGAAAGCCGCGCCGTATGCCGACGCTTTCCGCGCGGCATTTGGCGAACATATTTTCGACAGCGACGACGCCACCTTCAAAGCGGTGCTGCAAGCGCTGGAAACCTTCGAGCAGACGCCCGAGATTTTTTATCCGTACACCAGCAAGTACGACGCGTATCTGGCCGGCAAAGCACAATTGACGAAGGCCGAGCTACGTGGTCTGCAAATCTTCAATGACGAAAAGAAGGGCAACTGCGCGAGCTGCCACATCAGCCAGCGCACCATGGATGGCGCACCGCCGCAGTTCAGCGACTTCGGTCTGATTGCGATCGGCGTGCCGCGCAACCGCTCGCTGAGTGTGAATCGCGATCCGCATTTCTACGACCTCGGCGCATGCGGGCCGGAGCGTACCGACCTGGACGGCCGCGCCGAGTTTTGCGGCATCTTCCGTACGCCGACGCTGCGCAACGTCGCGTTGAAGAAGAGTTTCTTCCACAACGGCATCTACCATTCTCTGGATCAGGTGCTGCGCTTCTATGCGCAACGCGACACGAATCCGGAAAAGTTTTATCCGGTCTCGAAGCGCAAAGTGCAGAAGTTCGACGATCTGCCGCAGCGGTACTGGGCCAATCTGAATACCGAGCCGCCGTTCGATCGCAAGCCGGGTGACAAGCCGGCGCTCGACGAAGCTGAAATCAAGGACGTGGTCGCGTTTTTGAATACGCTGACGGATGGATATAAAGCGGGCGATAAAGTGGGAAACAGCGCGGCCGCGAATTGA
- a CDS encoding outer membrane surface antigen, with product MSMRTRALFHLTVGGLLLGGAIGAQAANLGFLNDTPITYMKQRDIDSIKSAVITALNDKQDGESTNWVNEGTGNSVKIDATITIASTAKDGERTCRDVGVVLNAKGQSMSLRPQFCKQDSGTWQLQKKH from the coding sequence ATGTCGATGCGAACCCGTGCCCTGTTTCACTTGACCGTCGGTGGCCTGCTGCTTGGTGGCGCCATCGGCGCGCAAGCGGCGAACCTCGGTTTTCTGAACGACACGCCGATTACCTACATGAAGCAACGCGATATCGATTCGATCAAGAGCGCGGTCATCACCGCCTTGAATGACAAGCAGGACGGCGAAAGCACGAACTGGGTCAACGAAGGTACCGGCAACAGCGTCAAGATCGACGCGACGATCACCATCGCCAGCACCGCGAAGGACGGCGAGCGTACCTGCCGCGACGTCGGCGTCGTGCTGAATGCAAAAGGGCAGTCGATGAGCCTGCGTCCGCAGTTCTGCAAGCAGGACAGCGGCACCTGGCAATTGCAGAAAAAGCACTGA
- a CDS encoding Predicted NTP pyrophosphohydrolase, NUDIX family, translating to MSARVVSCGVVLLDPDGRVLLAHATETSHWDVPKGHGEEGEAPHVTALREMVEETGIVIEPGRLKDLGLFVYRRDKDLHLFAARATADELDLTVCTCTSLFPRRSDGTLIPEMDAYRWAAPDEVERYASRSLTRLFQTTLSLAELHRTL from the coding sequence ATGAGCGCGCGGGTCGTCTCGTGTGGCGTCGTACTGCTCGACCCCGACGGTCGGGTGCTGCTTGCGCACGCCACCGAAACGTCTCACTGGGACGTTCCGAAAGGACACGGCGAAGAGGGCGAAGCGCCCCACGTTACGGCGTTGCGAGAGATGGTCGAGGAGACCGGTATCGTGATCGAGCCCGGGCGTCTGAAGGATCTCGGACTGTTCGTCTACCGCCGCGACAAGGATCTGCATCTGTTCGCGGCGCGTGCGACCGCTGACGAGCTCGACTTGACTGTGTGCACTTGCACGTCGCTGTTTCCGCGCCGCTCTGACGGCACGCTGATTCCCGAAATGGACGCCTACCGCTGGGCCGCGCCGGACGAAGTCGAGCGGTACGCGAGCCGCAGTCTCACGCGGCTCTTTCAGACCACGCTTTCGCTCGCGGAACTGCATCGAACGCTATAG
- a CDS encoding amino acid ABC transporter substrate-binding protein, PAAT family, whose protein sequence is MKVAARRGARAWGAAQGTRHTRTVPATRMTRALRVAHSMRCALMASVAFGAASLACPAHAQELTGTLKKIHDDGVVVLGVREASIPFSYFDGKGTVGYSQSIALQIVDEIKKTLGLPQLKVHEITVTSSNRTPMLLNNQIDLECGSTTHTVERENVAAFSNSIFQYAVRMIARKSSGITDFPDLAGKTVVTTAGTSDERLLRRLNTEKHLNMRITSARDHPEAFAALKDDRAVAFVMDEPIVYGFKSTDPHPDDFVVTGTPLGSEVYACMFRKGDEPFRTLVNGVIARGQTGGDTERLYNQWFTQPIPPHGINLNFPLSEQNRTLFAHPNDRALD, encoded by the coding sequence ATGAAAGTTGCAGCCCGCCGCGGGGCACGTGCATGGGGCGCAGCACAAGGCACGCGTCACACGCGTACCGTTCCTGCTACGCGCATGACCCGCGCCTTACGTGTCGCACACAGCATGCGTTGCGCACTCATGGCGTCGGTCGCATTCGGCGCGGCGTCGCTCGCCTGCCCTGCTCATGCGCAAGAACTCACGGGCACACTGAAGAAAATCCACGACGACGGCGTGGTCGTGCTCGGCGTGCGTGAAGCGTCGATTCCCTTCTCGTACTTCGACGGCAAGGGCACGGTCGGTTACTCGCAGAGCATCGCGCTGCAGATCGTCGACGAAATCAAGAAAACACTCGGCCTGCCGCAACTGAAGGTGCACGAAATCACGGTGACCTCGTCGAACCGCACGCCGATGTTGCTGAACAATCAGATCGATCTGGAATGCGGCTCGACCACGCATACGGTGGAACGCGAAAACGTGGCCGCCTTCTCGAACAGCATCTTCCAGTACGCGGTGCGCATGATCGCTCGCAAGAGCAGCGGTATCACGGATTTTCCGGACCTGGCCGGTAAGACGGTGGTGACGACCGCGGGCACCTCCGACGAGCGCCTGCTGCGCCGCCTGAACACCGAGAAGCACCTGAACATGCGCATCACGAGCGCGCGCGATCATCCTGAAGCATTCGCCGCGCTCAAGGATGACCGGGCGGTGGCCTTCGTGATGGACGAGCCGATCGTGTACGGCTTCAAATCGACCGACCCGCACCCCGACGACTTCGTGGTGACCGGTACGCCACTCGGTTCCGAGGTCTACGCCTGCATGTTTCGCAAGGGCGATGAGCCGTTCCGCACGCTCGTGAACGGGGTGATCGCGCGCGGGCAGACTGGCGGCGACACGGAACGTCTGTATAACCAGTGGTTCACGCAGCCGATTCCGCCGCACGGCATCAATCTGAATTTTCCGCTGTCGGAACAGAACCGCACGCTATTCGCGCACCCGAACGACCGCGCGCTCGACTGA
- a CDS encoding glutaminyl-tRNA synthetase, protein MNTERNDAPAASNFIRNIIDEDNRTGKWGQRVETRFPPEPNGYLHIGHAKSICLNFGVARSYGGVCHLRFDDTNPEKESVEYVDSIIDSVRWLGFEWEKDGKDQLYFASDYYDKLYEFAELLIERGKAYVDSQSAEEMRANRGSASEVGTPSRFRERSVQENLDLFRRMKAGEFKEGEHVLRAKIDMSSPNFNMRDPVIYRIRFAHHYRTGDTWCVYPMYDYTHCISDALENITHSLCTLEFEDHRPLYDWILNELAEAGIFTRPLPQQIEFSRLNLTYAITSKRKLLQLVTEGHVEGWDDPRMPTIVGVRRRGFTPEAIQLFCERIGVTKVDSWIDMSVFEGALRDDLDDKAPRTAAVLDPVKLIIDNFPEGVTETCNAPVHPHHPEMGVREFPISRELWIERDDYNETPPKGYFRLFPGNKVRLRYGYVVECIGADKDENGNIVAVHCNYFPDSKSGTEGANTYKVKGNIHWVSAAAAVPAEVRIYDRLFKEPQPDAGGRDFLEALNPDSKRVVNAYLEPGASDALPEQRYQFERHGYFVADRVDSKPGKPVFNRIVSLRDSWGKPA, encoded by the coding sequence ATGAATACCGAACGCAACGACGCGCCAGCGGCATCCAATTTCATCCGCAACATCATTGACGAAGACAACCGCACCGGCAAGTGGGGCCAGCGCGTCGAAACGCGCTTTCCGCCCGAGCCGAACGGCTACCTGCACATCGGTCACGCCAAGAGCATCTGCCTGAACTTCGGCGTGGCGCGCAGCTACGGCGGCGTGTGCCATCTGCGCTTCGACGATACGAATCCGGAAAAGGAAAGCGTCGAGTACGTCGACTCGATCATCGACTCCGTGCGCTGGCTCGGTTTCGAGTGGGAAAAAGACGGCAAGGACCAGCTCTACTTCGCGAGCGACTACTACGACAAGCTGTACGAATTCGCCGAACTGCTGATCGAGCGCGGCAAGGCGTATGTGGACAGTCAGTCGGCCGAAGAAATGCGCGCGAACCGCGGCTCGGCCTCCGAAGTCGGCACGCCGTCGCGCTTCCGCGAGCGTTCGGTGCAGGAAAACCTCGACCTGTTCCGCCGCATGAAAGCCGGCGAGTTCAAGGAAGGCGAGCACGTGCTGCGCGCGAAGATCGACATGTCGTCGCCGAACTTCAACATGCGCGACCCGGTTATCTACCGGATCCGCTTTGCGCACCACTACCGCACCGGCGACACCTGGTGCGTGTACCCGATGTACGACTACACGCACTGCATCTCGGACGCGTTGGAAAACATCACGCATTCGCTGTGCACGCTCGAGTTCGAAGACCATCGTCCGCTGTACGACTGGATTCTGAATGAGCTGGCCGAAGCCGGGATTTTCACGCGCCCACTGCCGCAACAGATCGAGTTTTCGCGCCTGAACCTGACCTACGCCATCACCAGCAAGCGCAAGCTGCTGCAACTGGTGACCGAAGGCCATGTCGAGGGCTGGGACGATCCGCGCATGCCCACCATCGTCGGTGTGCGCCGCCGCGGCTTCACGCCGGAAGCGATCCAGTTGTTCTGCGAGCGCATTGGCGTCACCAAGGTCGATTCGTGGATCGACATGAGCGTGTTCGAAGGCGCGCTGCGCGACGATCTGGACGACAAGGCGCCGCGCACCGCTGCCGTGCTCGATCCGGTCAAGCTGATCATCGACAACTTCCCCGAAGGCGTGACCGAAACGTGCAATGCGCCGGTCCACCCGCATCATCCGGAAATGGGGGTTCGGGAGTTCCCGATCTCGCGCGAGCTGTGGATCGAACGCGACGACTACAACGAAACGCCGCCGAAGGGCTATTTCCGCCTGTTCCCGGGCAACAAGGTGCGCCTGCGCTACGGCTATGTGGTCGAGTGCATCGGTGCGGACAAGGACGAGAACGGCAACATCGTCGCCGTCCACTGCAACTACTTCCCGGACAGCAAATCGGGCACGGAAGGCGCGAACACCTACAAGGTCAAGGGCAACATTCACTGGGTCAGCGCGGCAGCCGCAGTCCCGGCCGAAGTGCGGATCTACGACCGTCTGTTCAAGGAACCGCAACCGGACGCCGGTGGCCGCGACTTCCTCGAGGCGCTGAATCCGGATTCCAAGCGTGTAGTCAATGCGTACCTGGAACCGGGTGCGAGCGACGCGTTGCCGGAACAGCGCTATCAGTTCGAGCGCCATGGCTATTTCGTGGCCGACCGTGTCGATTCGAAACCGGGCAAGCCCGTGTTCAATCGCATCGTCAGCTTGCGCGACAGCTGGGGCAAGCCGGCGTAA
- a CDS encoding gamma-glutamyltransferase 1 Threonine peptidase. MEROPS family T03 — protein sequence MSVQSHDAPRAPFASSSFARIVTATAVFAALAGSFVAPAPALAKTPPPKAVLDASAVAVPDRYSADTAQQIFAAGGNAVDAAVAIAFTLAVTCPDAGNIGGGGFMTLFMDGKPYFLDYRERAPQQATRDMYLDDKGNLMPGMSLVGHRAVGVPGTVEGMWEAQQRFGKLKWKQVLAPAIRYATDGFQVEPGLQQRHDVAAKNFAGKTNFDAYFSNLKAGVMVRQPELAQTLSRIASDGGREFYEGRTADLIAQQMYGHGLVTKQDLIQYKAVWRQPLTADWNGYKVVTAPPPSSGGIGLIQMLKMKADLKQAFDGLELNSVPYIHLIAQIEDRVFADRQQYIGDPDSYKVPVDKLIDDGYLAQRADEVKPDEVPGATPVKGGLGDALPEKAQTTHFSVVDKWGNAVSNTYTLNGDFGSGVVVDGGGFLLNDAMDDFVTKPAAAGSSGATVDDLNTVAPGRRPLSSMTPTILLKDNKVSLVIGTPGGSRILTSIFQVMTNLYDFNMSPADALAAMRFHHQLLPPKTIYFEPYRPITGELADQLKAKGYTLEGQSFNGDVQMIRVEGTTPEPAADPRGVGVGRVMN from the coding sequence ATGTCCGTCCAGTCACATGACGCGCCTCGCGCGCCTTTCGCCTCTTCGTCTTTCGCCCGGATCGTGACGGCCACGGCCGTGTTCGCCGCGCTCGCCGGCAGCTTTGTCGCGCCGGCCCCGGCGCTCGCAAAAACGCCCCCGCCCAAGGCCGTGCTGGACGCGTCGGCGGTGGCCGTGCCGGATCGCTACAGCGCGGACACCGCGCAGCAGATCTTCGCTGCCGGCGGCAACGCGGTGGACGCCGCGGTTGCTATCGCCTTCACGCTGGCCGTGACCTGTCCGGACGCGGGGAATATCGGCGGCGGCGGGTTCATGACGCTGTTCATGGACGGTAAACCGTACTTTCTCGATTACCGCGAACGCGCGCCGCAACAGGCGACCCGCGACATGTACCTCGACGATAAAGGCAACCTCATGCCGGGTATGAGCCTTGTCGGCCATCGCGCAGTGGGGGTGCCGGGCACCGTCGAGGGCATGTGGGAAGCGCAGCAGCGCTTCGGCAAGCTGAAATGGAAGCAGGTGCTGGCGCCCGCGATCCGTTACGCTACCGACGGCTTCCAGGTCGAGCCGGGGCTGCAGCAGCGCCACGACGTGGCGGCGAAGAATTTCGCCGGCAAGACCAACTTCGATGCCTATTTCTCGAACCTGAAGGCAGGCGTGATGGTCCGCCAGCCTGAACTCGCGCAGACACTGTCGCGCATTGCCAGCGATGGAGGCCGTGAGTTTTACGAAGGCCGCACCGCGGATCTGATCGCCCAGCAGATGTACGGCCACGGGCTGGTCACGAAGCAGGACCTGATTCAATACAAGGCCGTCTGGCGCCAGCCCCTCACCGCAGATTGGAACGGCTACAAAGTCGTGACCGCGCCGCCGCCGAGTTCGGGTGGTATCGGACTAATCCAGATGCTGAAGATGAAAGCCGATCTGAAGCAGGCGTTCGACGGACTCGAACTGAATTCCGTGCCGTACATCCATCTGATCGCGCAGATCGAAGACCGCGTGTTCGCCGACCGCCAGCAATACATCGGCGACCCCGATTCGTACAAGGTGCCGGTCGACAAACTGATCGATGACGGCTACCTCGCACAGCGCGCCGATGAAGTGAAGCCCGACGAAGTGCCGGGCGCCACGCCCGTTAAAGGCGGCCTTGGCGACGCGCTGCCGGAAAAAGCGCAAACCACGCATTTTTCGGTGGTCGACAAATGGGGCAACGCCGTGTCGAATACCTACACGTTGAACGGGGATTTCGGTTCCGGCGTGGTGGTGGACGGCGGCGGCTTCCTGCTCAACGACGCGATGGACGACTTTGTCACCAAACCGGCTGCTGCCGGGTCGTCCGGCGCAACGGTTGACGACCTGAATACGGTGGCGCCGGGACGCCGGCCGCTTTCGTCGATGACGCCGACCATCCTGTTGAAGGACAACAAGGTGTCGCTCGTGATTGGCACGCCCGGCGGCTCGCGAATCCTTACGTCGATCTTCCAGGTCATGACCAACCTGTACGATTTCAATATGTCGCCTGCCGACGCTTTGGCCGCGATGCGATTCCATCATCAGTTGCTGCCGCCGAAGACGATCTATTTTGAGCCGTATCGTCCGATCACGGGCGAGCTGGCCGACCAGCTGAAAGCCAAGGGCTACACGCTGGAGGGGCAGTCGTTCAACGGCGACGTGCAGATGATTCGCGTCGAAGGGACGACGCCCGAACCGGCGGCCGATCCGCGCGGAGTGGGCGTGGGACGTGTGATGAATTGA
- a CDS encoding formyl-CoA transferase — MGALSHIRVLDLTRVLAGPWCAQTLADFGADVIKIERPEVGDDTRHWGPPYLKTPEGADTREAAYYLAANRNKRSVTVDIASPEGQRIIRELAAQSDVVLENYKVGQLKKYGLDYASLKEVKPDLIYCSVTGFGQTGPYAQRAGYDFIVQGIGGFMSITGERDGQPGGGPQKAGVAIADLMTGMYSTIAVLTALTHRDRTGEGQYIDMALLDVQVAMLANMNSNYLASGEPPVRWGNAHPNIVPYQTFQTSDGWIIVAVGNDGQFRKFVEAGGRPELANDERFATNPARVRHRDTLVPILADMVRLQGKQQWIAALEGAGVPCGPINDLGEMFENEQVVARGMRVDLPHPSGGTVKLVRNPINMTGTPPEALSHPPTLGEHTDSILRDVLGYDEARIAALRDQSVI; from the coding sequence ATGGGCGCTCTCAGTCATATCCGCGTGCTGGACCTCACACGCGTGCTCGCCGGGCCCTGGTGCGCGCAGACGCTCGCTGATTTCGGCGCCGACGTCATCAAGATCGAACGACCCGAAGTCGGCGACGACACCCGCCACTGGGGGCCGCCGTACCTGAAAACACCGGAAGGCGCCGACACGCGCGAAGCCGCCTACTACCTCGCGGCAAACCGCAACAAGCGCTCGGTCACCGTCGATATCGCTTCGCCCGAAGGCCAGCGGATCATCCGCGAACTGGCCGCGCAAAGCGACGTGGTGCTGGAAAACTACAAGGTCGGGCAGTTGAAGAAATACGGCCTCGATTACGCGTCGCTCAAAGAAGTGAAGCCCGATCTGATCTACTGCTCGGTGACTGGCTTCGGGCAAACCGGGCCGTATGCGCAGCGCGCCGGTTACGATTTCATCGTGCAAGGTATTGGCGGCTTCATGAGCATTACCGGCGAGCGCGACGGCCAGCCGGGCGGCGGCCCGCAAAAGGCCGGCGTCGCGATCGCCGACCTGATGACCGGCATGTATTCGACCATCGCCGTGCTCACGGCGCTCACGCACCGCGACCGAACGGGCGAAGGCCAGTACATCGACATGGCGCTGCTCGACGTGCAGGTGGCCATGCTGGCCAACATGAATTCGAACTACCTGGCGAGTGGCGAGCCGCCCGTGCGCTGGGGCAATGCGCATCCGAACATCGTGCCCTACCAGACCTTCCAGACGAGCGATGGCTGGATCATCGTCGCGGTCGGCAACGACGGCCAGTTCCGCAAGTTCGTCGAGGCAGGCGGCCGCCCCGAACTGGCCAACGACGAGCGATTCGCGACCAACCCGGCTCGCGTGCGCCACCGCGACACGCTCGTGCCGATCCTTGCCGACATGGTGCGCCTGCAGGGCAAGCAGCAATGGATCGCGGCGCTGGAAGGAGCCGGGGTGCCGTGCGGGCCGATCAACGATCTGGGCGAAATGTTCGAGAACGAGCAGGTGGTGGCGCGCGGCATGCGGGTCGATCTGCCGCATCCGTCGGGCGGCACAGTCAAACTGGTGCGCAATCCGATCAATATGACCGGCACGCCGCCCGAAGCGCTGTCCCATCCGCCGACGCTCGGCGAGCACACCGACAGCATCCTGCGCGATGTGCTCGGTTATGACGAGGCACGGATTGCAGCGTTGCGGGACCAGTCAGTGATTTGA
- a CDS encoding alanyl-tRNA synthetase: MKAAEIREKFLKFFESKGHSIVRSSSLVPGNDPTLLFTNSGMVQFKDVFLGAESRPYSRATTAQRSVRAGGKHNDLENVGYTARHHTFFEMLGNFSFGDYFKRDAIHYAWELLTGVYQLPKDKLWVTVYHEDDEAHDIWAKEVGVPVERIIRIGDNKGARYASDNFWQMADVGPCGPCSEIFYDHGPDVWGGPPGSPEEDGDRYIEIWNLVFMQFSRDAQGNMTPLPKQCVDTGMGLERIAAVLQHVHSNYEIDLFQALIKAAGRETGVTDLTNNSLKVIADHIRACSFLIVDGVIPGNEGRGYVLRRIVRRAIRHGYKLGKKGSFFHRMVPDLVAQMGEAYPELKDAEQRVTDVLRQEEERFFETIEHGMSILESALADLEAKGGKTLDGELAFKLHDTYGFPLDLTADVCREREVTVDEAAFDEAMARQREQARAAGKFKMAQGLEYSGAKTTFHGYEEIIFDDAKVIALYVDGASVKEVNHGQQAVVVLDHTPFYAESGGQVGDQGVLANASVRFAVADTLKVQADVVGHHGTLEQGTLKVGEVVKAEIDAVRRARTERNHSATHLMHKALREVLGSHVQQKGSLVDADKTRFDFAHNSPMTDEQIRQVEAIVNAEVLANAPGIVRVMPFDEAVKGGAMALFGEKYGDEVRVLDLGFSRELCGGTHVHRTGDIGLFKIVMEGGVAAGIRRVEAITGDNAVRFVQDLDARINAAAAALKAQPSELTQRIVQVQDQVKSLEKELSALKSKMASSQGDELAGQAIEVGGVHVLAATLEGADVKTLRETVDKLKDKLKSAAIVLASVEGGKVSLIAGVTADASKKVKAGELVNFVAQQVGGKGGGRPDMAQAGGTEPANLAAALAGVKGWVEAQL, from the coding sequence ATGAAAGCCGCCGAAATCCGCGAGAAATTCCTCAAGTTCTTCGAATCGAAGGGCCATTCGATCGTTCGCTCGTCGAGCCTTGTGCCCGGCAACGACCCGACACTGCTCTTCACCAATTCGGGAATGGTGCAGTTCAAAGATGTGTTCCTCGGCGCGGAATCGCGTCCGTATTCGCGCGCCACGACCGCGCAGCGCAGCGTGCGCGCTGGCGGCAAGCACAACGATCTGGAAAACGTCGGCTATACCGCGCGCCACCACACGTTCTTCGAAATGCTGGGCAACTTCTCGTTCGGCGACTACTTCAAGCGCGACGCGATCCACTACGCGTGGGAGTTGCTGACGGGCGTGTACCAGCTGCCGAAAGACAAGCTGTGGGTCACCGTCTATCACGAAGACGACGAAGCGCACGACATCTGGGCGAAGGAAGTGGGTGTGCCGGTCGAGCGGATCATCCGCATCGGCGACAACAAGGGTGCCCGCTACGCCTCGGACAATTTCTGGCAAATGGCCGACGTCGGCCCATGCGGTCCGTGCTCGGAAATCTTCTACGACCACGGTCCGGACGTGTGGGGCGGCCCCCCGGGGTCGCCTGAAGAAGACGGCGACCGTTACATCGAGATCTGGAATCTCGTGTTCATGCAGTTCAGCCGCGACGCGCAAGGCAACATGACGCCGCTGCCCAAGCAGTGCGTCGACACGGGCATGGGTCTCGAGCGTATCGCCGCGGTTCTGCAGCACGTGCACAGCAACTACGAGATCGACCTGTTCCAGGCGCTCATCAAGGCCGCGGGCCGCGAAACCGGCGTGACCGATCTGACGAACAACTCGCTGAAGGTGATCGCCGATCACATCCGCGCCTGCTCGTTCCTGATCGTCGACGGTGTGATTCCGGGCAACGAAGGCCGCGGCTACGTGCTGCGCCGGATCGTGCGCCGCGCGATCCGCCACGGCTACAAGCTGGGCAAGAAGGGTTCGTTCTTCCACCGCATGGTGCCGGACCTCGTCGCGCAAATGGGCGAGGCTTACCCCGAACTGAAGGACGCGGAGCAACGCGTGACCGACGTGCTGCGTCAGGAAGAAGAGCGCTTCTTCGAGACCATCGAGCACGGCATGTCGATTCTGGAAAGCGCGCTGGCCGATCTGGAAGCGAAGGGTGGCAAGACGCTCGACGGTGAACTCGCGTTCAAACTGCACGACACCTACGGCTTCCCGCTCGATCTGACAGCGGACGTGTGCCGCGAGCGTGAAGTCACGGTCGACGAGGCTGCCTTCGACGAAGCGATGGCGCGTCAGCGCGAACAGGCACGCGCCGCGGGCAAGTTCAAGATGGCGCAGGGCCTCGAATACTCGGGCGCGAAGACTACGTTCCATGGCTACGAAGAAATCATCTTTGACGACGCGAAAGTGATCGCGCTGTATGTCGACGGCGCGTCGGTCAAGGAAGTGAATCACGGCCAGCAAGCTGTCGTCGTGCTCGACCACACGCCGTTCTACGCGGAGTCGGGCGGCCAGGTCGGCGACCAGGGCGTGCTGGCCAACGCGAGCGTGCGCTTTGCGGTAGCCGATACGCTGAAGGTGCAGGCAGACGTGGTCGGCCATCATGGCACCCTCGAGCAGGGCACGCTGAAAGTCGGCGAGGTCGTGAAGGCGGAAATCGATGCGGTGCGTCGTGCCCGCACCGAGCGCAATCACTCGGCCACCCACCTGATGCACAAGGCGCTGCGCGAAGTGCTCGGCTCGCACGTGCAGCAGAAGGGCTCGCTCGTCGACGCGGACAAGACACGTTTCGATTTCGCGCACAACTCGCCGATGACCGACGAGCAGATCCGTCAGGTCGAAGCGATCGTGAACGCGGAAGTGCTGGCGAACGCGCCGGGCATTGTGCGCGTGATGCCGTTCGACGAAGCGGTGAAGGGCGGCGCAATGGCGCTGTTCGGCGAAAAGTACGGCGACGAAGTGCGCGTGCTCGACCTCGGTTTCTCGCGCGAGTTGTGCGGCGGTACGCACGTGCATCGCACGGGCGACATTGGTCTCTTCAAGATCGTGATGGAAGGCGGCGTGGCTGCCGGTATTCGTCGCGTGGAAGCGATCACGGGCGATAACGCCGTGCGCTTCGTGCAGGATCTCGACGCGCGGATCAATGCGGCTGCGGCCGCGTTGAAGGCGCAGCCGTCAGAACTGACGCAGCGGATCGTGCAGGTGCAGGACCAGGTGAAGTCGCTGGAGAAGGAACTGAGCGCATTGAAGTCGAAGATGGCTTCGAGCCAAGGCGATGAGCTGGCCGGTCAGGCAATCGAAGTGGGCGGCGTGCATGTGCTGGCTGCAACGCTCGAGGGCGCGGACGTGAAAACGCTGCGCGAAACGGTCGACAAGCTGAAGGACAAGCTGAAGAGCGCGGCGATCGTGCTGGCCTCGGTCGAGGGCGGCAAGGTGAGTCTGATTGCCGGTGTGACGGCGGATGCGAGCAAGAAGGTCAAGGCCGGTGAACTGGTCAACTTTGTCGCGCAGCAAGTGGGCGGTAAGGGCGGCGGGCGGCCGGACATGGCGCAAGCCGGCGGCACCGAGCCGGCGAATCTTGCTGCTGCGCTGGCAGGCGTGAAGGGTTGGGTCGAAGCGCAGCTTTGA